The window taatgtcctctaaattcatccatgtttttgcaaatgacagaatttcattcatttataaagATAAGTAGTATTTTTGTAGGCATCCTACATATACTTTTAACTTTccacagctttattgagatataatttatacattgtgtaattcactcatttaaagtacAAACTTCAAATTCTTTTTGTATATTAACTGGATGGACAAATAAACAtcataatataattttagaacattttattttccttaaaagagACTTGTGCCCATTAGcaatctttccccattttctCCAGCCTTTTTTAAACCCCTCCTAGTCTaggcaaccactcatctactttctgactatgaatttgcctgttctggacatttcacataaatggaatcataataaCACATAGTCACTTTTTACTCACATCTTTCAcctaacatatttttaatgttcatcCATTTTGGAGCATGCATTAacagttttttactttttcttgctAAATAAGATTCTGTTTTATGGacacaccacattttatttatccactcctCAGCTGatgaacatttctgttgttttctactttgtgttgctataaacatttgtgtactaCTGTTTGTGtagcatttgttttattttctttttggtaaacacataggagtggaattgctgggtcacgtgataactctatgtttaaccattTGAAGAACTGCGAGACTGCTTTACATTTTAAAGTCTCACCAGTGGTGTAgaagggttccaatttttccacatattTTTATCTATTCTTCAGTTGATAagcacttaggttgtttctaattcatgggtattatgaataatgctgcaatgaacatgaaatTGCAGATGTCTGTTTTTGACATACTGATTAAAATTCCTTTGGACACgtatccagaagtgggattgatGGAGCATagggtaaatatatttataatttcttgaggaagcttcatactgttttccaagatggctgtactaatttccattcttaccaacagtgcacagggtttctttttctccacatccgcATCAACACttatcttccatctttttttataatagcccTAGTAAaatgtgtgaggtgatatctcattgtggctttgatttgcatttctctgataattagaaatgtttatgattttttcatgtacctgttggccTTTTGTATGCCTTATGAAATATCTATTCTggttctttgcttattttttttaataagcatagttttattcttatttttgagtAGGTTGAGTtacttatatattattatatgagcCCCTTATCTGATGTATGGTTTAAAAATGTTATCCCATTTGTGGGTTCTCTTCATTCTATTATCACTTCTTTTCCTGtggaaaagctttttagttttatgcaATCTCATTcatgtgtttttgcttttgttgcctgtgcttttggaatAATCTACAGAAAATCATAGCTCAGGCCAATGTCATACAGTCTTCTTGTATATTTCCTTGtagtagttttacatttaagtctttaattttgaTTTCATGCTTGTataaagagcaaaagaaaagtcaaattttattcttctgtatgtggataGTCAGTTTTTtctacaccatttattgaaaataattttctttcttcattgtgtattttttagttattttatcaaAAAGTCAATTGACCACAGACATACGGATTTATTTACGGGTTGTATATCCCTTTGCACTgttctacatgtctgtttttatgccactgctatgttgttttaattactatagctttgtaatatagtttgtaATCGGGTagtctgatgcctccagctttattctttttgttcaagattgctttggttagtcagggtcttttgtggtttcatacaaattttagcagtaatttttctatttctgggaaTTTGATAGTggttgcatttaatctgtagattgctttgggtagcattGACACTTTTACAATACTAATTTTTGAATCAATCAATAAAGgatgtttctccatttatttatgccattttaatttttttatcaatgtgctatagttttcagtgtgcaaATCTTTCACATTCTTGattaaatttactcctaagtcttttatatatttttatatctgttttgattctattataaattgaattgccttattaatttatttttcaggtaATAGTTTGTCATTAATGTATAGAAACAATAATGCTatctgtatgttgattttgtaactATTAACTTTATTGAATTTCTTTATCAGCTTTAACCGTttattttggtggagtctttaagaCTTTTTCTACCTTGAGTGCGCCAGGCGCGGGAAGCCTAGGACCTGGAACGAGAGCCGCCTACCTGCAGCCGCCGGCCACGGCACGGCAGCCACCATGGCGCTCCTGCTGCGCTTCGTGCTCCTGTGCGGAGTCGCGGATTTCATCAGAGGTTGGAGTATCACTACTCCTGAGCAGATGATTGAAAAAGCCAAAGGGGAAACTGCCTATCTGCCATGCAAATTTACGCTTAGTCCTGAAGACCAGGGACCACTGGACATCGAGTGGCTGATATCACCAGCTGATAATCAGAAGGTGGATCAagtgattattttatattctggagACAAAATTTATGATGACTACTATCCAGATCTGAAAGGCCGAGTACATTTTAAGAGTAATGATCTCAAATCTGGTGATGCATCAATAAATGTAACGAATTTTCAGCTGTCAGATATTGGCACAGATCAGTGCAAAGTGAAAAGAGCTCCTGGTGTTGCAAATAGGAAGATTCAGCTGGTAGTTCTTGGTAAGCCTTCAGGTACAAGATGTTACGTTGATGGATCAGAAGAAATTGGAAGtgactttaaattaaaatgtgaacCAAAAGAAGGTTCACTTCCATTACAGTATGAGTGGCAAAAATTGTCTGACTCACAGAAAATGCCCACTTTATGGTTAGCAGAAATGACTTCATCTGTTATATCTGTAAAAATGCTTCTTCTGAGTACTCTGGGACATACAGCTGTACATCAGAAACAGAGTGGGCTCTGATCAGTGCCTGTTGCGTGTAAACGTTGTCCCTCCTTCAAATAAAGCTGGACTAATTGCAGGAGCCATTATAGGAACTTTGCTTGCTCTAGTGCTCATTGGTCTTATCATCTTTTGCTGTCGTAAAAAGcgcagagaagaaaaatatgaaaaggaagttCATCACGATATCAAGGAAGATGTGCCGCCTCCAAAGAGCCGTACGTCCACTGCCAGAAGCTACATAGGCAGTAATCATTCATCCCTGGGATCCATATCTCCTTCCAACATGGAAGGATATTCCAAGACTCAGTATAAACGAGTACCAAGTGAAGACTTTGAACGCACTCCTCAGAGTCCGACTCTCCCACCTGCTAAGGTAGCTGCCCCTAATCTAAGTCGAATGGGCGCAATTCCTGTGATGATTCCCGCACAGAGCAAGGATGGGTCTATAGTATAGAGCCTCCATACGTCTCATCTGTGCTCTCCgtgttcctttccttttttttgatatATGAAAACCTATTCTGGTCTAAATTTTGTTACTAGCctcaaaatgtatcaaaaaataaGTTAATCAGGAGCTGtaaggaatatatttttaaaaatttttgtttggttATATCGAAATAGTTACGGGCATTAAAGTTAGTAAAGACAAGTTTACCATCTGAAAAGGCTGGATTTTCTTTAAGAGGCTGATTATAAAGGTTTCTAAATGTTATCAGTACCTAAGTAAGATGTAGCACTTTGAGTATGAAATCACAGGTGAAGAAATCAGTGAACTTACTTGCATACCAAGTTGATACTTGAGCAACCATCTGAAAGTGGTACTTGATaatttttaccattatttttagGATGtgtatctcatttatttatggCCCACAAGTCTCCCCCAAATTAGTACAGAAACATCCCTGACAAAATTACTTATGTAGGTTTGTACTTGTTTTCACAGCTCCTTGGAAAACTGTGTTAGGAATATCTCTAAAACATAGAAAACACTACAGTGGTTTAGAAATTACTAATTTTACTTCTAAGTCATTCATAAACCTTGCCTATGAAATGACTTCTTAAATATTTAGTTGATAGACTGCTACAGGTAATAGGGACTTAGCAAGCTCTTTTATATGCTAAAGTAGCATCTATCAGATTAAGTTAGAACATTTGCTGTCTGCCACATATTGAGATGACACTAGGTGCAATAGCAGGGATAGATTTTGTTGGTGAGTGGTCTCATGCCTTGAGATCTGTGGTGGTGTTTAAAATGGTGGCCAGCCAGACCAAGGATGTAGTATCTCATAGTCCCCAACTAAATGCTGGCTTTCCACTTTAggtgatatttttcttattacaaaaatattataactCATTTATTGTTTGACAATTATAGATTGAAATTTCCTAATTCTAAATTTTAAGTGGTTCTTCAGTTTCAGTGCTTTATGTTGTTTGTTGTTGGTTTGGCATggcattacatattatatgttctAGAAACATGTAATGCTAAATTTACCCTCTTGAATATGATCCCTGGatgatatttttatcataaatgcagaataatcaaatatattttaagcaaGTAAGTGTCCTCCATCAATTCTGTATTCCAGACGTGGGAGGATGTACAGTTGCTGTTGTGTGATCAAGCATGTCTCTGTGTAGTTCCAGCAAATCAAGCTGAGCTTTGAAAAAGTTTGAGTCTTAGTTTTGTGAAAGTGGtttattctcaaaaaaaaaaaaaagaaaaagaaaaagaaaaaaagataagaagaagGAGTAAAGGGACTACTCCTCCTTGCCAAATGTGCTAAATATCATTTTAGGAGAAGAAAGTGGATTTATTGTATTTCCCCCTAAGATTGTGAGTGAGTGTGGATACAGTAGAATGAGCCAACagtttctttataataaatacgGTCTGCAATAAATTATTTCACTAGCTGTAAAACCTTTCCCTAGATTTTAGTAGGGAGTTGGTTTCTGTTAATATCTTTGGGTGCTGTGGTGGTAAATGCTACATTATAAACAGTGGCATGTATTTACAGTTAGAGTATCATGTGTGCACTTTTTAATGGTAAACTTAAGCTGAATGTGTAATGGATTTGtctatagttttatatatttggaagcattttaaaataggttttaatcttacataaaattacttttatactTGTGTTAACATTTTCTTCTGTGCCTTTTGGGTAATTTAATTTCTGTTATGAATTTCTGGTGCCTATGAGCTAGCTATCACCTACCTGAAAGGTGCTTAGAGGTGAAGGTACTGTTTCTAAAAACACATCACTGTGACACCTTTCTATCCTCACATTTTCAAGCTTgcctcttttctgttctttgtggATATAACATAAGTGATTGTGTTATTCATAAAGATTTAGAAATTTCAATATTCCCAACACTCTATGTTTCTGATTTTATAACAGTAGCCATTTTTGAATGTCAGATGTTTGGCCTGTTTTATATgaataaagtttatttataaaatattataaaaacaagtaaacagaacattaataataaaaaaagattttctgtatctgaagattatattttcagaaaacagaaacaatcttACCTCTTCCTTCCCTATatggatttcttttatttctttgtcttgtgtAATTGATCTGGTTAGGCAATTACACACAATGTTTTCAGCATTTGTAATTTTACATCAAATCCGTCCATTGTAACACATTGATTGCTACTTTTCAACTTGTAAACCTGGACATTTATTACTACTCTTCCTCCAGTACAGAAGTCCATGGCGCAGTGTGGGCCCTACTGTGCCACAGTCCAGGCCACAGCTGGGCGGAGGTTCTCTCCTGCAAGGGTCCGCGGCTCTGCGGAGCAAGAGTTCTCCAGTGCCTTAGTCCAGGATGAGGCAGGGGTGAGGCTCCTTCAGTAGCTCAGTCCAGGGCACAGCCCTGCGAGGGTCCTCCTGTGCAGGAGTACACGATGCTGCGGGGTCCTACTGTGCCTTAGTCCAGGATGCGAGGGGGCTGGGTCCTCTGGTTCCTTAGTCCAGGATGCGAGGGGC of the Gorilla gorilla gorilla isolate KB3781 chromosome 14, NHGRI_mGorGor1-v2.1_pri, whole genome shotgun sequence genome contains:
- the LOC129527232 gene encoding LOW QUALITY PROTEIN: coxsackievirus and adenovirus receptor-like (The sequence of the model RefSeq protein was modified relative to this genomic sequence to represent the inferred CDS: inserted 2 bases in 2 codons), with the protein product MALLLRFVLLCGVADFIRGWSITTPEQMIEKAKGETAYLPCKFTLSPEDQGPLDIEWLISPADNQKVDQVIILYSGDKIYDDYYPDLKGRVHFKSNDLKSGDASINVTNFQLSDIGTDQCKVKRAPGVANRKIQLVVLGKPSGTRCYVDGSEEIGSDFKLKCEPKEGSLPLQYEWQKLSDSQKMPTLWLAEMTSSVISXKNASSEYSGTYSCTXRNRVGSDQCLLRVNVVPPSNKAGLIAGAIIGTLLALVLIGLIIFCCRKKRREEKYEKEVHHDIKEDVPPPKSRTSTARSYIGSNHSSLGSISPSNMEGYSKTQYKRVPSEDFERTPQSPTLPPAKVAAPNLSRMGAIPVMIPAQSKDGSIV